The Streptomyces sp. NBC_00569 genomic sequence CGGATCAGTGGGGTACCTCGAACCCGATGAACGATTTCGTGTCCCGGGAGATGTTCAACGATCCCGACCGCGGCCTGTTCACCCCACCCCCCGTATGACCTGACCGCCGAGGCGGAGCCTCAGGTCGCGCCGTCCTGGGGCGGATGCGCGGCGAGGCCCTGGATCCCCAGGTCGACGAGTTGTTCGGCAAGTGCGTCGTCGAGCGGGCTGGTTCCGAAGAGGAGGTGGAAGTAGACCGGTGCGTAGAACAGTTGGGCTGCAGCGCTCGGGTCGAGGTCGGACCGGAAGGTGCCCTCGTCGATGCCTCGCCGCATCAACTTCTCGGTCGCCGCCGCGCGTTCATTCCAGAACCGCGAACGGAAGTTGGCCAGGATGTCGGGGTCGTACTGCCCCTCGGCGATGATCTGCGAGACCAGCTTGCCCTGCGGTCCGGCATAGCGAGAGATGAGCGCCTTGAGGTGTGCCAGGAGCGCCTCTCGTACCGGCACCCCTTCGGGGATGCGGGTGCTGGCCAGATGGTTCTCCATGAAGGCGTCGATGACGACGGCGCCCTTGCTGGGCCACCACCGGTAGATCGTCGCCTTGCTGACCTTGGCCCGCTTGGCGATCGCCTCCATGGTCAGCTTCTGCACCGTGATGGCGCGTCGGCCATCACGGACGAGCAGGTCCATGGTCGCGTCGAGGATTGCTCGGCGACTCGATTCGCTTCGTACAGCCACAGGCTCAAATTACCCCACGTCAGTACGCGCAGTCGCCCCACCAGAGGGCTTGACGTGGACGCATATTCATCAAACGATACGAAACGTATCGAACTGCAAGGGAGAGAAGCTCATGAAACTCGGTCGTATTTCCGCTGCATCGCCCGACGGCGAACAGATCAGGCTGGTCGCCGCCCTGCCGGATGAGGGCAGGGTCGTCGACCTGGCCAGGGCCTACGCCCTGGGCCGGCAGGCGCAGGGAGCGACACCGGACGCGGCCCGGCGCCTCGCCGCGGCCCATTTCCCCTCGAGCATGTCCGCTGCCATCGCCGCGGGCCCCGCCTTCCTCGAAGCCGCCCACTGGGCGGTGGACCAGGCCGCCGATGACGCCTCGCTGCCCCTCGACAGCGTGAAGTGGGTGGCCGCCGTGGACTCGCCCGTCATCCGGGACGGGCTGACCTTCCCGGAGCACATGAAGCACTTCCACGAGAAGGTGGGCGGCGGACTACCCAACCCCCAACTGTTCAAGACCCCGGGCTACTTCAAGGGCTCCACCGGCGTGAGCTTCGGTCACGACCAGGAGATCCCCTACCCCGCCTACTCCGAATACGTCGACTACGAACTGGAGATGGGCCTGATCGTCGGCGCGGCCGGCCACAACCTGACGCCCGACGAGGCCCGCTCGCGGCTCTTCGGCGTCACCATCTTCAACGACTTCAGTGCGCGCGACGTCCAGGGCCCCGAGATGGGCATGGGCATGGGCCCTCAGAAGTGCAAGGACTACGCGTACGGCATCGGCCCCTGGATCACCACCGTCGACGAGCTGCCCTCGACCGAGGGCCTCAAGGGCGTCGTCCGGGTCAACGGCGAGGTGTGGAGCGAGACCCGCGCCGAGGGAATGATCTACACGCCCGAGGAAATGCTCGCCTACGTCTCCATCGGCGACAACCTGCAGCCCGGCGACCTCATCGGCTCCGGGACCCTGCCCTACGGCGCCGGCCTGGAGATCGACAAGAAGCTCTCGCCCGGTGACGTGATCGAGCTCGAACTGGAGGGCGTCGGCGTACTGCGCAACCGCCTGAGCAGGGAGCCGGAGAAGGCGCCCTGGTGGCCCGAGGCCCGCCCCTACCCCTTCGGCACGCCAGAGAACTGACGACGACCTGATGAGACCACGGGAGCACCAGATGAGCAGCGCGCAAGTCCTCAAGCCGGTACGCCGCATCGTCACCGGGCACACCGCCAAGGGGCGTTCGACGATCGTCAATGACGGTCCGACCCCCAACGTCTTCGTGTCGACGGACGTCGAAGGGTTCGGCGCGATCGTGCCGTGGCAGACCGAGCCCGGTGACCTCAGCAACGACGACAACAACGACCCCGCCCCGGCGGAGGCCGAGGTTCCGATGTCCCCGAAGCTCGGCGGGACGGTGTTCAGGATCGCGAGCTTCCCGCCCGACGAGTCCTACAGCGACGCTGCCGCCGATTCCCTCTTCGGTGACATCGGGGGAGATCACGCCCGTGATGCCGCGCAGGACACCGAGGGCGACCGCCACTTCTGGTTCCACCGGACCGACAGCCTGGACTACGCGATCGTCCTCGAGGGCGAGATCTGGCTGCTGACAGATGAGGAGGAGACCCTCGCCAGGACCGGAGACGTGATCATCCAGCGCGGCACCAACCACTCCTGGGCCAATCGCAGCGATCGCACCTGCCGCATGGCGTTCGTCCTCATGGGTGCTCTGCCCGTCGGCAGCGCCGCCTCCGTCGTCTCATGAGCGCCGAGCATGACGACGTTCTGTGGCGGCCGACCAGGGCCGGGCACGAAGGCAGTGAACTGACCCGCTACCGAAGCGGGTTGAAGGACTACGACGGCGGGGCCGACTACCTGGACCTGTGGCGATGGTCGGTCGCGGATCCCGGCCGGTTCTGGGAGTCGGTCGCCGCGTTCGAGGACGTCCGCCTCGGCGGCGTCCCGGCCGGTCCGGTGGCTCCGACGGAGATGCCCGGGGGCGCCTGGTTCCCCGGGCGCACCGTGAACTACGCCGAGCACGTCCTGCGCCGCTGTCCGGACGAGGCGATCGTCGTGGTGGACGACGACGGAGCCTCCCGTTCGCTGTCGCGGTCCGAGCTCCGGGGGCAGGTCGCCGCGGTCTCGGCCGCGCTGCGCCGCCTCGGAGTGGGACACGGCGACCGGGTGGCAGCCGTCCTGCCCAACCGTGCCGAGGCGGTCGTGGGGCTCCTCGCCTGCGCCGCCGTCGGGGCCGTGTGGTCGGTCTGCTCGCCGGAGTTCGGCGCGGACGGAGTGCTGTCCAGGTTCGCGCAGTTGGAGCCCAAGGTCCTGCTGCTGACGGACGGCTATCACTACGGCGGCCGCACGCACGAGCGCGCTGACGAGATGCTGGCCGTGGTCGAGCAACTCCCTTCGGTGGAGCACGTGTTCTGGGTCGACCACCTCCACCCAGGCAGCGTGCCGCCCGCGGACCGGCCCGTGTCCCTGTGGAGTGAGGTCGTCGATCGGGGAGGCGAGCCGGAGTTCGACCAGGTTCCTTTCGACCACCCGCTGTGGGTCCTGTTCTCCTCCGGCACCACCGGAGCGCCGAAAGGCATCGTGCACGGCCACGGCGGCGTTCTCCTGGAACACCTCAAGGTCCTGCGGCTCCACTCCGACCTGCGGGCGGGCGACCGTTATCTCAACATCGCCAGCACCAGCTGGGTGGTGTGGAACATGCTGGTCTCCGGACTCGCGGTCGGCGCGACGATCGTCCTCCTCGATGGCAACCCGGTCCGCCCTGACCTGGGACGGGTGTTCCGGGTCGTCGAGGAGCATGACGTCGACACGCTCGGGCTCAGCGCCGGCTATCTGCACGCTTGCCTCAAGGCGGACCTGGCCCCGCAAGCGAGTTCCTTGCGGACGGTGCAGGTCACCGGATCGCCCCTGTCCGACGACGGCTTCCGGTGGGTGTACGACCGGCTCGGCGCCGTGTGGCTCGCCTCCATGAGCGGCGGCACAGACGTGTGCTCGATCTTCGTCGGAGGCGCCCCTACCCTGCCCGTCAGGACTGGGCGCATCCAGGCCCCCGCCCTGGGAGTCGCCGTCGAGGCATGGGACGAGGCCGGCCGCCCCGTCGTAGGAGAACAGGGCGAGCTGGTCGTCACCCAGCCGATGCCGTCGATGCCCCTGAAGTTCTGGAACGACGTGGACGGCCGGCGCTATCAGGAGAGCTACTTCTCCACGTACGACGGGGTCTGGCGGCACGGGGACTTCATCGAATTCGACCCCGACGGCAGCAGCGTGATCCGTGGCCGCTCGGACTCCACCCTCAACCGGCAGGGGGTGCGAATGGGCCCCGCGGACATCTACCAGGTCGTCGAGGCGCTGCCGGAGGTCCGAGAGGCACTGGTCGTCGGCGCCGAACTGGGCCCGGACGCCTACTACATGCCGCTGTTCGTCGCCCTTCAGGACGGCGCCGACCAGGTGGGCGCGGCCCTGCGGATCAAGGAAGCGATCCGGGAGGGCCTGTCCCCACGCCACGTACCGGATGACGTGGTGGCGGTGCGCGGGATCCCCCACACCCGTACCGGAAAGAAGATCGAGGTGCCGGTCAAGCGTCTGCTCCAGGGCGCCGCACTGCGGGACGTGGTCGATTCGGGCGCGGTCGACGATCCCGAACTGCTTTTGGAATACGAGGAGTTCGCCCGCACCCACAGAAAATCCCGAGGAATCACATCATGAGCCGAACCTCTTTCGCGCTGGGGACCTTCAGCGCCGGACCGTCGCAGCCGTTCCCGGGCATCGTCGTGGCCGGCAGGGTGTACGACACCCGGGCCGCCGTGTCCACGGCGGTTTCGACGTCGCAGTTGCTCGCCGACTGGGAGACCTGCCTGGAGAAGTTGCAGAGTCTGGCCGATGCGCCCGTCGGCGAGGGGCGGCCGGTCGGCGAGCTGACCGTGCTCGCCCCGGTCCAGCCGCCGGGCCAGATCCTCGCCGCCGGCGCCAACTACCGCGAGCACGTCATCGAGATCACCGTGGCCCACCGCCTGGGGAAGGCGGACGCCACCGAGGAGGAACTGCGCGAGCAGGCGGCCCGCGAGATGGACGAACGTGCCGCTCACGGTGAACCGTACGTGTGGGTCGGCGTCCCGTCCGCGATCAGTGGCGCGTACGACGACGTCATCCTGCCGAGCCTCGGCGAGAACCATGACTGGGAACTCGAACTGGGTGTCATCATCGGCCGCGAGGCCCGCGAGGTCGGACGGGAGGAAGCCCTCGGCCACGTCGCGGGCTACACCATCTGCAACGACCTGACGACGCGCAGCCTCGTGCCCCGACCCGAGATTCCGATGATGGGCACGGACTGGATGCGGGCCAAGAACCAGCCCGGCTTCTACCCCACAGGCCCCTATCTCGTCCCTGCCCGTTTCGTACCCGACCCGCAGAACCTCGACATCACCCTGCGGCTCAACGGCGAGCTCATGCAGAAGGGCAACACCAGCGACATGATCTTCGGGGTCGCGGCCCTCATCTCGTACATTTCCCACCGCGTCGTGCTGCGACCGGGCGACATGGTCATCACCGGATCGCCGCAGGGCAACGGTTCGCATTACGGGCGGTTCCTGCGCGCGGGCGACGTGATGGAGAGCGAGATCACCGGGCTCGGCACACAGCGCACCGTGTGCTGGTAGCGGCCGTCATGACCGATGCGGCCGGTGGTGGGACCCGGCACCTACGATCGCTGTTTGACTTCGAACTGGAGCGAGTGGGCGGTGAGCTTCTCCAACAGGGCGATCAGTGTGTGCTGTTCGTCCTCGCTGAGAGCTCCCACCCACTCCTGTTCGCGTTCGTTGTGCGCCTGGTACGCCGTGGTGATGGCCTCACGGCCGCCCTCGGTGAGGCTGAGGAGCACCGCGCGCCCGTCGTACGGTGCGCGCTCCTTGGTCACCAGACCGTCGCGCTCCAGTGTCGCGATGAGCGCCGAGACGGCCGCCCGGCTCATGCCGGACAGCTCGGCGACCTTCTTCGCCTCGACAGGTCCCGCCAGCCAGATCGCGAACACCACCCGGAAACCTGCCCAGGACCAGCCGCGGGGACGGTGGACGGTGGATTCGAGGTCGTAGACCAGCATGCTCGCGGCCCGCGTGAAGGTCAGCACGAGCCGCATCGCCAGCGGATCCACGGCGGGCAACTCGCGGTGTGTGCGGCTGACCGCGTGGTCGATGAACGACCAGAAATGCAACTTATCGGCGTCCGGGTTCTCGTGGCTCACCCCAGGAGTCTAGGCGGCGCGGCCTTCCGGCCCTCGCCCGCCCGGCACGTCCCCAGGACGGCCCGGCGCCGATGCCCACCCCCCAATTCCCGCCTGTGAAAGAGGCAGTTCCATGAGTACGACCATTGCTCCCGAAGACCTCCTCACTGAGGGGTCACTGCTGTGCCAGTCCGCCTACGTCGACGGAGGCTGGGTCGACCACGGTGAGTCCGGGCGATTCGCCGTCACCAACCCCGCCACGGGCGAGACGCTCGCGGATCTGCCGGCCATGAACCGTGCCCAGGTGGCCGAGACGATAGCCGCCGCCGACCGCGCGCTGCCGGACTGGCGGGCCCGGTCGGGCAAGCAGCGTGCCCAGATCCTGCGCCGTTGGTTCGACCTCGTGACGGAGCACACGGAGGACCTGGCCCGCCTCATCACCCTGGAGGAGGGCAAGCCTCTGAGTGAAGCACGCGGTGAGGTGGCCTACGCGGCCTCGTTCATCGAGTGGTTCGCCGAGGAGGCCAAGCGCGTACGCGGCGACGTCTTCCCCGCGCCCGACCCGTCACGCCGTGTCGTCGTACTGAAGGAACCGGTCGGTGTGTGCGTCGCCATCACGCCGTGGAACTTCCCGGCGGCCATGATCACGCGCAAGGCCGCACCGGCCCTGGCCGCCGGATGCACGATGGTGGTCAAGCCGGCTGCGGAGACACCGCTGACCGCGCTGGCGCTGGCCGAACTCGCCGAACGCGCAGGGGTCCCGGCGGGCGTCCTCAACATCGTCCTGGGCGACGCCCGGGAGATCGGCCCCGAACTGACCGGCAACCCGACAGTCCGCAAGGTCAGTTTCACCGGCTCGACCGAGGTGGGCAGGATCCTCCTGGCCCAGTGCGCCGAGACGGTGAAGAAGGCCTCGATGGAACTGGGTGGCAACGCGCCCGTCCTCGTCTTCGACGACGCCGACCTGGAGGCGGCCGTGGAAGGCGTCCTGGCGAGCAAGTACCGCAACACCGGCCAGGCGTGCATCAGCGCGAACCGGGTGTACGTCCAGGCCGGCATCTACGACCGCTTCGCGGACGAACTCGCCCGGCGCGTGGCCCGGTTGACCGTCGGGGACGGCTTCGACCCCGCGGTGGAGCAGGGGCCGCTCATCGATGCCGCCGCTGTCGACAAGGTCCAGGACCACATCACGGACGCCACCCGTCACGGTGCGCGTGTCCTGTGTGGTGGGACGAGCCACGACCGCGGGGGATTCTTCTTCCAGCCGACGGTCCTCGCGGATGTCACCGCCGACATGAAGATCACGCGGGAGGAGACGTTCGGACCGGTCACGCCGCTCATCCGGTTCGAGGACGAGGCGGAGGCGGTCCGCAGGGCGAACGACACCGAGTACGGGCTCGCCGCCTACCTCTACAGCCGTGACGCGGAGCGGATCTGGCGAGTGTCCGCCGCTCTCGAGGCCGGCATGGTCGGCATCAACTCAGGGCTGATCTCCAACGAGGTCGCCCCCTTCGGCGGCGTCAAGCAGTCCGGCCTCGGGCGCGAGGGCTCGGTCCACGGCATCGACGAGTACCTGGAGATGAAGTACCTCTCCTGGGAAGGCGCCGGCGCCCGGTAGACCCCACGGTCACCACCCGTACAAGAGCACCTGTACAAAAGCACCCGCACGAAAGGAACCAGCATGCCCGCATACACGCGCGCCGAGGCCCGTGATTGGGCCCGCGAGAAGCTCGTCGGCGCTGTCAACTGCACCATCCCCTCGTTCACCGGCGACCTGCGCGGCATCAACGAACGAGGTATCCGCCACGACATCCGCCTCGCCAAGGAGCACGGCTTCATCGGCACCCTGGGCATATCCGAGATCAGCATCGGACTTGACGAGTACCTGGAGTTCCTCCGCATTGCGAAGGACGAGGCCGGCGACGGCTTCTACGTCGTCCACCACGCGAGCTGGAACAACCTGGAGCAGAACCTGGAAGCCGTGCGCGGTGCCGAGGCCGCGGGCGCGGACCTCGTGCTGCTGGCGTACCCGCCCAACTTCTACCCCGAGTCCGAGCAGGACATCTACGACTACACGAAGGCCGTCTGCGACGCCACGAACCTCGGGATCATCCTGTTCCCGATGACGATCTGGAACTTCGGCGCCCGCATCCACCCCTCGGACCTCCCGACGAGCCTGACCCGCCGACTGATCGACGACATTCCCAACATCGCAGTCATCAAGGCCGAGGGCGGATACCCGAACATCCAGAGCGCCGTGGAGTGCAACCGGCTCTTCGGCGACGAGGTGGTCATCTCGGTGCCGATCGAGGGCGATCTGATCCCGCTGTCGCAGGTGATGCCCATCCAGCTGTCGGCCACCAGCGATCACGAGTACTTCGGTCCGATGATCCCGCGGGTGATGCAGCTGCTCCGTGACGGCAAGCACGACGAGGCGACCGCCATCTACTGGCAGTTGCACGCGGCCCGTAAGACGAAGGCCGGACTGTTCGGCACCCTGCACGGGGGATCCGTTCTCAACCGTCAGGCCTGGAAGTTCCAGGGGTGGCTCCAGGGCTACAACGGCGGCCCGCTCCGTCAGCCGACGATGCGCCTGCAGGACAGCCAGATGGCGGCTCTGCGCAAGGGGTTGGTGGACTCCGGCTTCGAGCCGAGCATGGACCCGTTCCGCGAGTTCTTCATTGGACGTAACCCTGTGTGACGCGCCGGCCTGAGTAAGCCCTCGGGGGCGCCTCCACCGTCTGATGAAGGCGGTGGAGGCGCCCCCGAGGGCTGTTCGGTCTGTTGGCTCAGGCCTCGTGGAAGGCGCGGCTGATGCTCGCGTCCAGGGGCACACCGACGCCTCGCTTCTCAGCGACCCGGGCACACAGGGCCGCCACCGTGAGGTCCTGCAGGGCCGCTCCGACCGACTTGTAGAGCACGATGCCGTCGGCTGTGGCTCGGTCCGGGGCGCGGCCGGAGACGACATCGGCCAGGGTCACGAGCTTGTCGGTGAACTCGATGCCCGTTTCGCGCGCGGCGATGAAGTCACCGGTCTCGTCTGCGACTTCGCGGACCTGGTCGCACACCACGACGTCCGCGCGGTCGATGGCGGCCGGGTCGAGTTCGCGCTGCTCGGGCAGCGTCGAGCCGATGGAGACGACCGTCGTGCCGGCCTTGAGCCACGAGCCCCGGAGCGTAGGTGTCTCGTCCCGCGAACGGGCGGCACACACCACCAGATCCGCGCTCTCGACAGCCTCCTCAGGGGACTCGGCAGGAGTCACATCGACCGACAGGTCGGCGAAGGAGTCGGCGAACCGGGCCCGGCTCTTCGGGCTCGGGCTGAAGACACGTACGGAGGTGAGATCCATCGTGGTCGCCAGGGCGCGGAGGTGGTTCGTCGCCTCGAAACCCGATCCGATGACCGCGACCGACAGCGGCCGTCGCGGTGCCAGACAACGGACCGCGAGGGCGGAGGTCGCCGCCGTGCGGAACCCCGTGATCGACCGCCCGTCGAGCAGGGCGACGAGTTCCGTGGTCTCCAGGTCGAACAGCGCGACGAGGTAGGCGCCACGGCGATGGCCGTTCGACACAGCGATGAGCTTGGCCCCCATCACACCGCTGCCCGGCAGTATCCCGCTCAGGGTGCGCATCCACTCCTGCTCGCCGCGGGCCATCGTCCGAGGCGGGAAGTGCCCCTCGGACGTCGGTGCCGCATAAGCCTCGTGCAGCGCGTCGATGGCGGACTCCCAGTCGAGCAGGGAACGGACGTCGTGGTCGGAGAGAAATACAGCCATGAAGATGCCCTTTGCAGGTTGCGGGTGGTTCGGTCGCCGAGGCGAGCCGACCCGTACAGGCCGGCTCACCCCAGCCACATGGGAAGAAGGACGAAGAGGAGCAGTGGCACGGCGCTGCCCACCACGACCATGGCCGCTCCCCAGGCCATTAGTCGCCGGAACAGCGGTCGCCGCTGGTGCTCCTCGACGTTCGCCAGGAGCACCGCTCCCTGGAGTGAGAGCGGGCTGCTGTCGACGACGCTGGAGGAGATCGCGACCCCCGACAGGGCGCCAGCGGCGGGTACGGACGCGTGCGCGCCCAATACGGCTCCCAGTACTGGGACGAGAGCCCCGACGACGGCTCCGGTGGCGGAGAACAGCGAGGTCAGTGCGGCGACGAAGGCGATCAGCAGAACTGCCAGGACGGGGGATCCCGCACCGAGCAGCGCATCGGACAGCAGCCGCATTCCGCCGACCTTGGTGACCAGTCCGATGTAGGTCATGACGCCGCTGAGCATGAGCATGGTGGACCAGGACATGCTGGCGACGGCGTGAGTGTCCTGCTTCGGAGCCATGGCCGTGAGCAGCAGTCCGACCGCGAATGCGCTGAGGCCTACGTTGAACTGGAAGCCGACCCCCAGGACGACCAGTGCGGCGATGCCGGCGAGCGTGGCCAAGTGCTGGGGGCGGAGCGTTGCCGGGGCGGACACTGTCGTGCTTTCCTGCGTGGCCAGGACTGTGCCCAGTGTCGAGGGTGAGCCGTGCCCTTCCATCGGCTCCTTTGCCCGGGCCGGACCGATCCGGATGGACTCACTGCCGCGGCGCATCAGCCCCACGCCGCCGAGCAGGAGGTAAGCGGTCAGCGCGAGCGTGATGTTGAAGAGCAGGGAGCTGACGAAGACCGTCCCCGAGGAGTCGGGGAGCTTCGCCGTGGCAGCCGCCCCGTTGACGAGCGCACCGATCGGGCTGAGGGGCGACATGGATCCGGCATGGCTCCCGTGAATGACCATGATGCCCATCAGCAAGGGACTGATCTTGGCCTGCTGGGCGACCCCCAGTGCGACCGGGATGAGCACGGCGGTCGCCGCCGCGGGGCCGGCACCCATGGCGCTGAAGACGATCGCGAGTGCGTGGAAGATCCAGGGGATGACCGCGACACGGCCGCGCACGAGCCGCACGGCCGCCTCGGTGATCACCGCCATGGTCCCGTTCTGCCGGGCCACGGAGAACATGTAGGTGATTCCTGCCAGCAGGACAAAGATGTCGGCAGGGAACAGTGCGAAGAGGCCTTCGGCAGGGATGCCGGCGATGAGAATGCCGACGACGAAGGTCGCCGCGAACGACACCACGCCGATGCTGATCGGCCACACGGTCCCGATGATGAATATGGCGGGCAGCACGAGCAGGGAGACGCCGGCGACGGACATGGGGCCTCGTGCTCCTCGCTCTTCGGCTGGACGCGCCCGACGGAGACACCGGTGGCGCGGTGGGGCTCGCACAACGTCCCGACGTGCGAGCCCATGGCACAGCGCAGGTGCCGGACGGTGTGCACTT encodes the following:
- a CDS encoding acetoacetate--CoA ligase, coding for MSAEHDDVLWRPTRAGHEGSELTRYRSGLKDYDGGADYLDLWRWSVADPGRFWESVAAFEDVRLGGVPAGPVAPTEMPGGAWFPGRTVNYAEHVLRRCPDEAIVVVDDDGASRSLSRSELRGQVAAVSAALRRLGVGHGDRVAAVLPNRAEAVVGLLACAAVGAVWSVCSPEFGADGVLSRFAQLEPKVLLLTDGYHYGGRTHERADEMLAVVEQLPSVEHVFWVDHLHPGSVPPADRPVSLWSEVVDRGGEPEFDQVPFDHPLWVLFSSGTTGAPKGIVHGHGGVLLEHLKVLRLHSDLRAGDRYLNIASTSWVVWNMLVSGLAVGATIVLLDGNPVRPDLGRVFRVVEEHDVDTLGLSAGYLHACLKADLAPQASSLRTVQVTGSPLSDDGFRWVYDRLGAVWLASMSGGTDVCSIFVGGAPTLPVRTGRIQAPALGVAVEAWDEAGRPVVGEQGELVVTQPMPSMPLKFWNDVDGRRYQESYFSTYDGVWRHGDFIEFDPDGSSVIRGRSDSTLNRQGVRMGPADIYQVVEALPEVREALVVGAELGPDAYYMPLFVALQDGADQVGAALRIKEAIREGLSPRHVPDDVVAVRGIPHTRTGKKIEVPVKRLLQGAALRDVVDSGAVDDPELLLEYEEFARTHRKSRGITS
- a CDS encoding fumarylacetoacetate hydrolase family protein, whose product is MKLGRISAASPDGEQIRLVAALPDEGRVVDLARAYALGRQAQGATPDAARRLAAAHFPSSMSAAIAAGPAFLEAAHWAVDQAADDASLPLDSVKWVAAVDSPVIRDGLTFPEHMKHFHEKVGGGLPNPQLFKTPGYFKGSTGVSFGHDQEIPYPAYSEYVDYELEMGLIVGAAGHNLTPDEARSRLFGVTIFNDFSARDVQGPEMGMGMGPQKCKDYAYGIGPWITTVDELPSTEGLKGVVRVNGEVWSETRAEGMIYTPEEMLAYVSIGDNLQPGDLIGSGTLPYGAGLEIDKKLSPGDVIELELEGVGVLRNRLSREPEKAPWWPEARPYPFGTPEN
- a CDS encoding MarR family winged helix-turn-helix transcriptional regulator, which encodes MSHENPDADKLHFWSFIDHAVSRTHRELPAVDPLAMRLVLTFTRAASMLVYDLESTVHRPRGWSWAGFRVVFAIWLAGPVEAKKVAELSGMSRAAVSALIATLERDGLVTKERAPYDGRAVLLSLTEGGREAITTAYQAHNEREQEWVGALSEDEQHTLIALLEKLTAHSLQFEVKQRS
- a CDS encoding fumarylacetoacetate hydrolase family protein, which codes for MSRTSFALGTFSAGPSQPFPGIVVAGRVYDTRAAVSTAVSTSQLLADWETCLEKLQSLADAPVGEGRPVGELTVLAPVQPPGQILAAGANYREHVIEITVAHRLGKADATEEELREQAAREMDERAAHGEPYVWVGVPSAISGAYDDVILPSLGENHDWELELGVIIGREAREVGREEALGHVAGYTICNDLTTRSLVPRPEIPMMGTDWMRAKNQPGFYPTGPYLVPARFVPDPQNLDITLRLNGELMQKGNTSDMIFGVAALISYISHRVVLRPGDMVITGSPQGNGSHYGRFLRAGDVMESEITGLGTQRTVCW
- a CDS encoding SLC13 family permease, whose product is MSVAGVSLLVLPAIFIIGTVWPISIGVVSFAATFVVGILIAGIPAEGLFALFPADIFVLLAGITYMFSVARQNGTMAVITEAAVRLVRGRVAVIPWIFHALAIVFSAMGAGPAAATAVLIPVALGVAQQAKISPLLMGIMVIHGSHAGSMSPLSPIGALVNGAAATAKLPDSSGTVFVSSLLFNITLALTAYLLLGGVGLMRRGSESIRIGPARAKEPMEGHGSPSTLGTVLATQESTTVSAPATLRPQHLATLAGIAALVVLGVGFQFNVGLSAFAVGLLLTAMAPKQDTHAVASMSWSTMLMLSGVMTYIGLVTKVGGMRLLSDALLGAGSPVLAVLLIAFVAALTSLFSATGAVVGALVPVLGAVLGAHASVPAAGALSGVAISSSVVDSSPLSLQGAVLLANVEEHQRRPLFRRLMAWGAAMVVVGSAVPLLLFVLLPMWLG
- a CDS encoding cupin domain-containing protein, which translates into the protein MSSAQVLKPVRRIVTGHTAKGRSTIVNDGPTPNVFVSTDVEGFGAIVPWQTEPGDLSNDDNNDPAPAEAEVPMSPKLGGTVFRIASFPPDESYSDAAADSLFGDIGGDHARDAAQDTEGDRHFWFHRTDSLDYAIVLEGEIWLLTDEEETLARTGDVIIQRGTNHSWANRSDRTCRMAFVLMGALPVGSAASVVS
- a CDS encoding dihydrodipicolinate synthase family protein, whose amino-acid sequence is MPAYTRAEARDWAREKLVGAVNCTIPSFTGDLRGINERGIRHDIRLAKEHGFIGTLGISEISIGLDEYLEFLRIAKDEAGDGFYVVHHASWNNLEQNLEAVRGAEAAGADLVLLAYPPNFYPESEQDIYDYTKAVCDATNLGIILFPMTIWNFGARIHPSDLPTSLTRRLIDDIPNIAVIKAEGGYPNIQSAVECNRLFGDEVVISVPIEGDLIPLSQVMPIQLSATSDHEYFGPMIPRVMQLLRDGKHDEATAIYWQLHAARKTKAGLFGTLHGGSVLNRQAWKFQGWLQGYNGGPLRQPTMRLQDSQMAALRKGLVDSGFEPSMDPFREFFIGRNPV
- a CDS encoding TetR/AcrR family transcriptional regulator, with product MAVRSESSRRAILDATMDLLVRDGRRAITVQKLTMEAIAKRAKVSKATIYRWWPSKGAVVIDAFMENHLASTRIPEGVPVREALLAHLKALISRYAGPQGKLVSQIIAEGQYDPDILANFRSRFWNERAAATEKLMRRGIDEGTFRSDLDPSAAAQLFYAPVYFHLLFGTSPLDDALAEQLVDLGIQGLAAHPPQDGAT
- a CDS encoding ornithine cyclodeaminase family protein translates to MAVFLSDHDVRSLLDWESAIDALHEAYAAPTSEGHFPPRTMARGEQEWMRTLSGILPGSGVMGAKLIAVSNGHRRGAYLVALFDLETTELVALLDGRSITGFRTAATSALAVRCLAPRRPLSVAVIGSGFEATNHLRALATTMDLTSVRVFSPSPKSRARFADSFADLSVDVTPAESPEEAVESADLVVCAARSRDETPTLRGSWLKAGTTVVSIGSTLPEQRELDPAAIDRADVVVCDQVREVADETGDFIAARETGIEFTDKLVTLADVVSGRAPDRATADGIVLYKSVGAALQDLTVAALCARVAEKRGVGVPLDASISRAFHEA
- a CDS encoding NAD-dependent succinate-semialdehyde dehydrogenase, whose translation is MSTTIAPEDLLTEGSLLCQSAYVDGGWVDHGESGRFAVTNPATGETLADLPAMNRAQVAETIAAADRALPDWRARSGKQRAQILRRWFDLVTEHTEDLARLITLEEGKPLSEARGEVAYAASFIEWFAEEAKRVRGDVFPAPDPSRRVVVLKEPVGVCVAITPWNFPAAMITRKAAPALAAGCTMVVKPAAETPLTALALAELAERAGVPAGVLNIVLGDAREIGPELTGNPTVRKVSFTGSTEVGRILLAQCAETVKKASMELGGNAPVLVFDDADLEAAVEGVLASKYRNTGQACISANRVYVQAGIYDRFADELARRVARLTVGDGFDPAVEQGPLIDAAAVDKVQDHITDATRHGARVLCGGTSHDRGGFFFQPTVLADVTADMKITREETFGPVTPLIRFEDEAEAVRRANDTEYGLAAYLYSRDAERIWRVSAALEAGMVGINSGLISNEVAPFGGVKQSGLGREGSVHGIDEYLEMKYLSWEGAGAR